In the genome of Streptomyces sp. NBC_00190, one region contains:
- a CDS encoding FAD-dependent monooxygenase, with translation MRGDLVALLHQATDAGVEHLWGDSVSRLEQDDDGVTVAFEHADTRRFDLVIGADGMHSTVRRLAFGPEAKFIRHKDHHFAFADTDAALGEDRWVTMFNLPGKMAGVYRSGNHARAKAYFIFRSGRLAYDHRDVEQHKRLVRAAFEGESPWRIKELLSTALDDPDFYFDALSQVHMESWSTGRVALVGDAAWCASPASGAGTELSLVGAYRLAGELAAARGDHRAAFLRYEATHRDLVRKKQRIGVNVRLMVPKTAAGRRVRDTFARLPLLRALAAAERLMRPKDALPLPQFTPTL, from the coding sequence ATGCGCGGCGACCTGGTGGCGCTGCTCCACCAGGCGACCGACGCGGGCGTGGAACACCTCTGGGGCGACTCCGTCAGCCGACTGGAGCAGGACGACGACGGAGTGACGGTCGCCTTCGAGCACGCGGACACCCGCCGCTTCGACCTGGTCATCGGCGCCGACGGCATGCACTCCACGGTCCGCCGCCTGGCCTTCGGCCCCGAAGCGAAGTTCATCCGGCACAAGGACCACCACTTCGCCTTCGCCGACACCGACGCGGCCCTGGGCGAGGACCGTTGGGTGACGATGTTCAACCTGCCGGGCAAGATGGCCGGGGTCTACCGCTCCGGCAACCACGCCCGAGCCAAGGCGTACTTCATCTTCCGCTCCGGCCGCCTGGCCTACGACCACCGGGACGTCGAACAGCACAAGCGTCTGGTGCGCGCGGCGTTCGAGGGCGAGTCCCCCTGGCGGATCAAGGAGTTGCTCTCCACGGCGCTGGACGATCCCGACTTCTACTTCGACGCGCTCAGCCAGGTCCACATGGAGTCATGGTCCACGGGCCGGGTGGCCCTGGTGGGCGATGCCGCCTGGTGCGCCTCCCCGGCCTCGGGCGCCGGCACGGAACTGTCCCTCGTCGGCGCCTACCGGCTGGCCGGGGAACTCGCCGCGGCACGCGGTGACCACCGGGCCGCCTTCCTCCGCTACGAAGCCACCCACCGCGACCTGGTCCGCAAGAAGCAGCGGATCGGAGTCAACGTCCGCCTCATGGTCCCCAAGACCGCCGCCGGCAGGCGCGTCCGCGACACGTTCGCCCGTCTGCCGCTGCTGCGCGCCCTCGCCGCAGCAGAACGTCTCATGCGCCCCAAGGACGCCCTCCCGCTTCCGCAGTTCACCCCAACCCTCTGA